From a region of the Mercurialis annua linkage group LG1-X, ddMerAnnu1.2, whole genome shotgun sequence genome:
- the LOC126678773 gene encoding protein SODIUM POTASSIUM ROOT DEFECTIVE 2-like, giving the protein MKKLDFFCSSPSSTSICSSVDHRSMVRHGTRPIDHHHLHHHLYDTSKPNFSSCSSLSQLPINPKPNSPAKRSNFQRSKSSADYKYSAANYKRSDDNNNNNLRRKSSADVRDFEKTKATESSRYLLSDNVAYIDWISPSDALILDPHQNLYSKAKERRSSASISENVTPALKSSSSTRSHDQQVVVLWVSIHCKGCEGKVRKHISKMEGVTSFSIDMATKKVTVVGNVSPSSVVASVSKVKKALLWPSPTSSTPSPSLPWST; this is encoded by the exons ATGAAGAAATTAGATTTTTTCTGTTCTTCTCCTTCATCAACTTCTATATGTTCTAGCGTAGATCATCGTTCCATGGTTCGCCACGGAACTCGACCTATCGATCACCATCACCTTCATCATCATCTTTACGATACTTCAAAACCTAatttttcttcttgttcttcattATCTCAGTTACCCATTAATCCAAAACCTAATTCTCCTGCGAAACGAAGCAATTTTCAGAGATCGAAAAGCTCGGCTGATTATAAGTATTCCGCAGCTAATTACAAGCGAAgtgatgataataataataacaatttacGTAGAAAAAGTTCGGCAGATGTAAGAGATTTTGAGAAAACTAAAGCAACCGAGTCTTCTAGGTATCTTTTGAGTGATAACGTGGCTTATATTGATTGGATTTCACCGTCGGATGCTCTGATTCTTGATCCTCATCAGAATTTATATTCCAAGGCTAAAGAAAGAAGATCAAGTGCTAGCATTTCAGAAAATGTTACTCCTGCTTTGAAATCGTCTTCCTCAACTCGCTCACATGACCAG CAAGTTGTGGTTTTGTGGGTGTCAATTCATTGCAAGGGGTGTGAAGGAAAAGTTCGAAAGCATATATCCAAAATGGAAG GAGTGACATCATTCAGTATAGATATGGCGACCAAGAAGGTAACGGTGGTCGGGAATGTGAGTCCATCGAGTGTCGTTGCCAGCGTGTCAAAGGTGAAGAAAGCACTGCTCTGGCCATCTCCGACATCATCAACTCCATCCCCTTCTCTCCCATGGTCCACTTGA
- the LOC126672436 gene encoding uncharacterized protein LOC126672436, with the protein MASSYYRNNHTSSILVDGVTYTEPRDVRFHIRNFYNSLYSRNNGVCFDITGLYFAQNAEVVSLIKLFDEAEIFKALTSCSVNKAPGPDGFNFYFYQRAWLVMKDIIIDFFWKFHGFSTLPKGINSSFMVLVPKMERSSNIQDYHPISLVNGFYKMLFKTLSKRLAPILLDVISDINMSFLIKKYSGMFYDSNELIHITTRKKNKLLVLKLDFYKTFDSIDWEYLFSVIRCMYFLEKWIDWISCCRSSATTKILINGSPIDPISLKRGVRQGDPISAYLFVITVEDDTILYLPYDIEQLRNLISTNLVGCKMESFPIRYLGLPLSNRRLSLGTWNFVVERFKLHLAQWKDNLLSPAGSVGDRSDAPAVRHPFLGALLIDFQFMLMSGTVKRAVSEARRRGAADVQITPTRTYVNQYDVGFMEGMADVVHDDFQVHVQ; encoded by the exons ATGGCATCCTCGTATTATAGGAATAACCATACTTCGTCTATTCTGGTGGATGGGGTAACTTATACGGAACCTAGAGATGTCAGATTTCATATAAGGAATTTCTATAACTCTCTCTATAGTCGGAATAATGGAGTTTGTTTTGATATCACGGGTCTTTATTTTGCTCAGAATGCCGAGGTTGTTTCCTTGATTAAGTTGTTTGATGAGGCTGAGATCTTCAAAGCTCTTACTTCTTGCAGTGTGAATAAGGCTCCAGGGCCAGATGGATTCAACTTTTACTTCTACCAAAGAGCTTGGTTGGTGATGAAGGatataattattgattttttctGGAAATTTCATGGATTTAGTACTCTACCAAAAGGAATTAATTCTTCCTTTATGGTTCTGGTTCCTAAGATGGAGAGGTCTTCCAACATCCAAGATTATCATCCTATTAGTCTGGTTAATGGATTCTATAAGATGCTTTTTAAAACTCTTAGCAAGAGGCTAGCACCTATTCTTTTGGATGTGATCTCAGATATCAACatgtctttcttaataaagaagTATTCTGGAATGTTCTATGATAGTAATGAGCTTATTCATATTACTACAAGGAAAAAGAATAAGTTGCTTGTTCTGAAGTTggatttttataaaacttttgaCAGTATTGATTGGGAGTATTTGTTCTCAGTTATACGTTGTATGTATTTTCTTGAGAAATGGATTGATTGGATTTCGTGTTGTCGTTCATCGGCTACTACGAAAATTCTTATTAATGGTAGCCCAATTGACCCGATTTCTTTAAAGAGGGGTGTTCGACAGGGGGATCCGATTTCAgcttatttatttgttattacTGTGGAGG ATGATACTATTTTATATCTCCCTTATGATATCGAGCAACTTAGAAATTTGATCT CGACTAATTTGGTTGGGTGTAAGATGGAGTCCTTTCCAATAAGATATTTGGGTCTTCCATTATCCAATAGAAGGTTGTCTTTAGGTACTTGGAATTTTGTTGTGGAGCGCTTTAAGTTGCATCTAGCACAGTGGAAAGACAATCTACTTTCTCCTGCAGGAag TGTTGGAGATAGAAGTGATGCACCTGCTGTTCGTCATCCGTTTTTGGGAGCACTGCTGATCGATTTTCAATTTATGTTAATGTCTG GAACTGTTAAGAGAGCTGTTAGTGAAGCACGGAGAAGGGGAGCTGCTGATGTTCAAATAACGCCGACAAGAACTTATGTGAATCAGTACGATGTGGGTTTTATGGAGGGAATGGCTGATGTCGTTCATGATGATTTTCAAGTTCATGTTCAATAA
- the LOC126672444 gene encoding zinc finger BED domain-containing protein RICESLEEPER 2-like translates to MPPPAKRHTSLMKAKFAEHNKGHAETGPRKSELETYLNEAPVESEWKLNAGRFPILSRMARDILAVPISTVASESAFSTSGRVLDCFRSSLTPRIVEALVCTQDWLRAENIPLVIEECLDELEPFEQDLPK, encoded by the exons ATGCCCCCACCTGCTAAGAGGCATACTTCTTTAATGAAAGCCAAATTTGCTGAGCATAATAAGGGGCATGCTGAAACTGGGCCAAGGAAATCTGAGCTGGAAACTTATTTGAATGAGGCCCCTGTTGAGAGTGAGTGGAAGCTTAATGCTGGAAGATTTCCAATCCTTTCGAGGATGGCTCGAGATATCCTTGCTGTCCCAATTTCTACAGTAGCCTCTGAATCTGCATTCAGCACTTCTGGCAGAGTGCTTGACTGTTTTAGGAGTTCATTAACTCCAAGAATTGTGGAAGCCTTAGTATGCACTCAGGACTGGCTCAGAGCTGAAAATATTCCTCTTGTCATTGAAGAATGTCTTGATGAGCTTGAGCCTTTTGAACAAG ATTTGCCAAAATGA
- the LOC126666112 gene encoding 60S ribosomal protein L35-2 — protein MARIKVHELRNKSKADLLGQLNDLKAELALLRVAKVTGGAPNKLSKIKVVRLSIAQVLTVISQKQKAALREVYKNKKLLPLDLRPKKTRAIRRRLTKHQASLKTEREKKKEMYYPLRKYAIKV, from the exons ATGG CAAGAATCAAGGTTCATGAacttagaaacaaatccaaggcaGATCTATTAGGTCAGTTGAATGACCTAAAAGCTGAGCTGGCACTTCTCAGAGTTGCTAAAGTCACTGGTGGTGCACCCAACAAGCTTTCCAAGAT TAAGGTGGTGAGGCTATCGATAGCGCAGGTTTTGACTGTGATTTCGCAGAAGCAGAAGGCGGCTTTGAGGGAAGTTTATAAGAATAAGAAGTTGTTGCCTCTTGATTTGCGTCCCAAGAAAACCCGAGCTATTCGTAGACGCCTCACTAAGCATCAG GCATCTTTGAAGACCGAGCgtgagaagaagaaagagatgTACTATCCATTGAGGAAGTATGCCATTAAGGTGTAA